Genomic window (Bacillota bacterium):
CACTGGTTTCCGCCTTGGCATACGCCTTAAGTCAAGGGGTTTGGCTGTTGTATGTCGGAGCTGTCTTTGACGGCCTATCGGTGGCATTGTTCAGTGGAAATAACGATGCATTGCTGTATGATCTTCTCAAATCCGAGCAAGCCGAAGAGACCTACAAGGGTCACCTGGGCAGGATCAGCTCCATGGCCCATGGGGCTTTGACGGTGGCAGCGGTTGCAGGCACTTTGGTCCTCAACTGGAGTTCCTACTCAATGGTGATGTGGCTCTCCGTGGTTCCTCGGGTAATTTGTCTGCTGCTTACGCTATGGGTTGACGAACCAAGGACAGCGACCATCCGGGAAGGTGTGGTCCCATGGCGGGATTTGGTCGAGGTCCTGCGGGAAGTCAGGGAGAACCCCCGCCTGGTTAAGCTGATTGTTGCCGACAGCCTATCTGGGGGAGTGGGAGAGGCTTCTTACCAATTCAGGGCAGCCTTTCTGCGGATGGTTTGGCCCCTCTGGGCGATAGGCTTGACGGGGGCACTGGGGGATTTCGGGGCGGCAGTTAGCTATTGGTTCAGTGGGAAAGTAATTGACAAGATAGGTGCCAAGAAGTCAATTCTCCTGGAGAAACTATACAGTCTTTGCTGCAATGTTATTTCCTACGCTATGCAGAACTCCCTATCCCCGATTCTGCTGACCAGCACCTCGATGTTCTATGGTTTGGTTAATGTGGCGAAAAATGACCTGTCTCAAAGGCTTTATTCCGACAGGCATCGGGCATCGATGGCCTCGGTAAAGTCTTTGGCAACCACATTGGTCGGTGCCCTTGCGGCAGTGGTGATGGGGATTGTTGCAGACCATCTCGGTGCAGTTA
Coding sequences:
- a CDS encoding MFS transporter; protein product: MTLGMSVLSVMMLATTVFELPSGLMSDAMGRKRVLVFGALASLVSALAYALSQGVWLLYVGAVFDGLSVALFSGNNDALLYDLLKSEQAEETYKGHLGRISSMAHGALTVAAVAGTLVLNWSSYSMVMWLSVVPRVICLLLTLWVDEPRTATIREGVVPWRDLVEVLREVRENPRLVKLIVADSLSGGVGEASYQFRAAFLRMVWPLWAIGLTGALGDFGAAVSYWFSGKVIDKIGAKKSILLEKLYSLCCNVISYAMQNSLSPILLTSTSMFYGLVNVAKNDLSQRLYSDRHRASMASVKSLATTLVGALAAVVMGIVADHLGAVTALLAFQTVSVVVILLYWDILREPEGSVRTPSRSC